In the Candidatus Woesearchaeota archaeon genome, TACCAAAGAATAAGTTCATCCAAAAAAAGGTTAACATCCTTAGCTGATAGAAAATTTATTTTTTCTCCCATCTATGGTCTGTTTTCTTATCATTTTTTTTGATGCGAAATCCTTCTCGCTTAATAATTTCAGCAACAGGAATCTCCTGAACTTTTTTAAGTTTATAAGAGGTTACCTTATTTCTGAATTTTGTCTTATCTCTGATAGATCTGAAGGCGCACTCAACATAGAAATGTGTTCCTTTATTAATGACAGAGATGGTATTAACGCTTGGATTGAAGAGCAAATAGCGTTTGAGGTTTTCCTTTGCAGAAAGAAGATAATGAACGATAAAGGGATGATTGATATTCGGGAAGTTAAGGAGACTTACATGCCGTACCATTCCTCTTTTCTCTAATCGTTTGATGGTGTCATGCAAGGTAGAAATCGGAATATGGGTTCTCTTATGCATGACCGTCAGAGGCATTCTTCCGTTCTCACGTAAACAAGCTATGACTGCTAGATCAGTTTTCCTCAGATGCTTTCGCTTTTTTGCCATCTATCTACTAATCCTGTGCTTATTAATAAAGGTTTCGATGTTTTTAGGAAGCTTTCCGATATTACTCAATCAATGACCGCAAGATTTATATTTTACGATACTTCGAGAAGGTGAACATAAACCAATGACATCAGCAACAAGCGTTTCAGGAATTGCAATCGCATGTCAGAGAATCCAGAAAGTCAGTAGAATTCTCAGGAGAATGCAGGAACAATCATGTGCAAAGAGCCGGCTGGTGGTCAGAAAGGCAAATCTCCTGCTTGATATTGCACCAAGTGGGTTTTTTTCGTGGGTTGTTAGACGCAAGCAGAGAATGTCAGATAAAGAGCAGATCTTCAAAGAAACAGAAGAAGAGTTACAAACGTTAGGCACTTCCCTGGAACTACAAAAGAAATATCTAGTGGCGGATTTTCATGGAGGAAATGAAGAGAAGACACTATCTCGGGTATTGAACATTCCCATTATCCGACATTGTGTTACCTCAAACGAAGAGAGGATGCTCCTTGAGCAAGTTGTCTATAAGCATAAAGATGCTGTCCAGCGCGTTCCAGCATTGTTTCTGATCTACACCCGGAAAGTAATTGAACAGGGAACAGCAACAAGGCTATTTTTGAGCCAACTACGGGAAATAGAGGTAAGGCTTCATGGGCAAAAATTCTATTTTCGGTACGCTGTTTTAGAGGAAGCGAGAAAAAGAGAACTTGTTGCCTGCATTAAAGCGTTTGAGGAACATTTTAAGCCATTCGCAAGAATTCATCCGCTTGAAGCAGCATCCGACCTTCTGGAAGCCATGGTGCATGAAGCAGCGAGAATTGCTGCTGAGAACAGAGAAGTAGAGCAGCTGTTCAATCAACAGGATCTTGAAGAACTCCGGCAGCTTGCAGGTCAGCAGGCAAAAAGAGAACAGAATAAAATTATTTTTTTCAGAAAGAAATTGGCTGAGCTCCGCAGATTGCGATTGCA is a window encoding:
- a CDS encoding Lrp/AsnC family transcriptional regulator gives rise to the protein MAKKRKHLRKTDLAVIACLRENGRMPLTVMHKRTHIPISTLHDTIKRLEKRGMVRHVSLLNFPNINHPFIVHYLLSAKENLKRYLLFNPSVNTISVINKGTHFYVECAFRSIRDKTKFRNKVTSYKLKKVQEIPVAEIIKREGFRIKKNDKKTDHRWEKK